In the genome of Streptomyces sp. NBC_00190, one region contains:
- a CDS encoding LLM class F420-dependent oxidoreductase, producing the protein MRLGINLGYWGAGMDADNLAVAQEADRLGYDVCWAAEAYGSDAPTVLAWVAAQTERIDVGSAILQIPARQPAMTAMTAATLDSLTKGRFRLGLGVSGPQVSEGWYGVKFDKPLARTREYVEIVRKAMSRERLSYEGEHWTLPLPGGPGKPLKLTVHPEREHIPLYIAAIGPKNLEQTGEIADGALLIFPAAEHLEATALTHIRAGREKAGLTMEGFDVCPTVPLALGDDVNALADMFRPYTALYVGGMGSRKQNFYNQLAQRMGYEKEAAEVQDKYLAGDKTGAAAAVPHSLIDSTTLLGPVARIADGMRAYAEAGVTTLTLAPAGFTLDERIAALRAGTEAMELAGLA; encoded by the coding sequence ATGCGGCTCGGCATCAATCTCGGCTACTGGGGTGCGGGCATGGACGCCGACAACCTCGCCGTCGCGCAGGAGGCCGACCGCCTCGGCTACGACGTCTGCTGGGCGGCCGAGGCCTACGGATCCGACGCCCCGACCGTCCTCGCCTGGGTCGCCGCCCAGACCGAGCGGATCGACGTCGGCTCGGCGATCCTGCAGATCCCGGCCCGTCAGCCCGCCATGACGGCCATGACCGCGGCCACCCTCGACTCGCTCACCAAGGGCCGCTTCAGGCTCGGCCTCGGCGTCTCCGGCCCGCAGGTCTCCGAGGGCTGGTACGGCGTCAAGTTCGACAAGCCGCTCGCGCGGACCCGGGAGTACGTGGAGATCGTCCGCAAGGCGATGAGCCGCGAGCGCCTCTCGTACGAGGGCGAGCACTGGACCCTGCCGCTGCCCGGCGGCCCGGGCAAGCCGCTGAAGCTGACCGTGCACCCCGAGCGCGAGCACATCCCGCTCTACATCGCCGCCATCGGGCCCAAGAACCTGGAGCAGACCGGCGAGATCGCCGACGGCGCGCTGCTGATCTTCCCGGCCGCCGAGCACCTGGAGGCGACCGCGCTCACCCACATCCGGGCGGGCCGCGAGAAGGCCGGGCTGACCATGGAGGGCTTCGACGTCTGCCCGACCGTGCCGCTGGCCCTCGGCGATGACGTGAACGCGCTCGCCGACATGTTCCGCCCGTACACCGCCCTGTACGTGGGCGGCATGGGCAGCCGGAAGCAGAACTTCTACAACCAGCTGGCCCAGCGCATGGGCTACGAGAAGGAAGCCGCCGAGGTCCAGGACAAGTACCTGGCGGGCGACAAGACCGGCGCCGCCGCGGCGGTCCCGCACTCGCTGATCGACTCGACCACCCTGCTCGGCCCGGTCGCGCGGATCGCGGACGGGATGCGGGCCTACGCGGAGGCCGGCGTCACCACCCTCACGCTGGCCCCGGCCGGATTCACCCTGGACGAGAGGATCGCCGCCCTGCGGGCCGGCACTGAGGCCATGGAGCTGGCCGGCCTCGCCTGA
- a CDS encoding DNA helicase RecD produces MSTDRQAEPATSEEPAEPQPAADGGPGTGSDEAPTAGPQDASDGEAEEADVEPGEAEEDGEQAAADAPEGTGEGDEQAAEAGAGAGLSEAQAELAAQKVERERIARRKAEREGPVDAGAKLSGKAADLLAAVRAVESGAKPPAVYFDEAPAAPRKAAPAPPPPPRRTAEAPAAAPSSDTVDGVRAVLARGGAPEALAAPAAAALGDDPAGRLAANPWLLLSVPAVRPTQADGFARALLGPEAGPGDERRTAALVGWLLVQAGLKGHTALEAPVLEKALAQYGVPEPAEALELAIAEGSVLVFHEPLGPPAGEAAEDTERPVRVLVGLEGPAMAEESLADGLARIAGTFDAPADWEKAATGPGSELIRAVAGHGLVTHTGGEAARAEPLALLAAARELGLRACLAAHVPPAEGVTVTGLLSGGQGPGRDADGRFALDLLIVLDAPQLDVEAAAALVESVPDGARLVLSGDPAVLGSAGAGRVFADLLAARTCPRVVSRVPDPGPLGELVSGVGIGELNQVEAPGKEVVIVPVQDAGEAVHRAVQLVAESVPRAFGIPADSVQVITPGHGGSAGTRALNAALKERLNPGPGRFGGFDPGDRVVHVPSPGRALPARMVSADAQGLHLDRAGERVVVPKELVESQVRHGWAITAHQAVGARWPAVVVVLPGDAAQALSRDWVYSAFGRAERHLSVVHGVDQALPHAVAEVLPKPRTTRLTGLLTALATAGGQPE; encoded by the coding sequence GTGAGTACGGACCGCCAAGCCGAGCCCGCTACCTCGGAGGAACCGGCCGAGCCGCAGCCCGCCGCCGACGGCGGACCCGGTACCGGCTCGGACGAAGCCCCGACGGCCGGGCCGCAGGACGCCTCCGACGGTGAAGCGGAGGAGGCGGACGTCGAGCCGGGCGAGGCCGAGGAGGACGGCGAGCAGGCCGCGGCAGACGCCCCGGAGGGCACCGGCGAAGGCGACGAGCAGGCCGCGGAGGCGGGCGCCGGAGCCGGGCTCAGCGAGGCGCAGGCCGAGCTGGCCGCGCAGAAGGTCGAGCGGGAGCGGATCGCCCGGCGCAAGGCCGAGCGGGAAGGGCCCGTCGACGCCGGGGCGAAGCTCAGCGGGAAGGCCGCGGACCTGCTCGCCGCCGTACGGGCCGTGGAGAGCGGGGCGAAGCCGCCCGCCGTGTACTTCGACGAGGCCCCGGCCGCGCCGCGCAAGGCGGCCCCCGCTCCCCCTCCGCCGCCCCGCAGGACGGCGGAGGCGCCGGCCGCCGCCCCCTCCTCCGACACCGTCGACGGCGTACGGGCCGTCCTGGCCCGCGGCGGCGCGCCCGAGGCACTCGCCGCCCCGGCCGCGGCCGCGCTCGGCGACGACCCGGCCGGCCGGCTCGCCGCCAACCCCTGGCTGCTGCTGTCGGTCCCCGCGGTCCGCCCGACCCAGGCGGACGGTTTCGCGCGGGCCCTGCTGGGCCCCGAGGCCGGTCCGGGCGACGAGCGCCGCACGGCCGCCCTGGTGGGCTGGCTGCTGGTCCAGGCGGGGCTCAAGGGGCACACCGCGCTGGAGGCGCCGGTCCTGGAGAAGGCTCTCGCCCAGTACGGCGTGCCGGAGCCCGCCGAGGCCCTGGAACTGGCCATCGCCGAGGGCTCGGTGCTGGTCTTCCACGAGCCCTTGGGCCCGCCGGCCGGCGAAGCCGCCGAGGACACCGAGCGGCCCGTGAGGGTCCTGGTGGGCCTGGAGGGCCCGGCGATGGCCGAGGAGAGCCTGGCCGACGGCCTGGCCCGGATCGCCGGCACCTTCGACGCCCCGGCCGACTGGGAGAAGGCCGCCACCGGACCGGGCTCTGAGCTGATCCGCGCGGTCGCGGGCCACGGTCTGGTCACCCACACCGGCGGCGAGGCCGCCCGCGCCGAACCGCTCGCCCTGCTGGCCGCGGCCCGGGAGCTCGGCCTGCGCGCCTGCCTGGCCGCGCACGTCCCCCCGGCCGAAGGCGTCACCGTCACCGGGCTGCTCTCCGGGGGGCAGGGGCCCGGCCGGGACGCCGACGGGCGGTTCGCGCTGGACCTGCTGATCGTGCTGGACGCGCCGCAGCTGGACGTGGAGGCCGCCGCCGCGCTGGTGGAGTCCGTCCCGGACGGGGCCCGGCTGGTGCTCTCCGGGGATCCGGCGGTGCTCGGCTCCGCCGGGGCCGGGCGGGTGTTCGCCGATCTGCTGGCGGCCCGTACCTGCCCCCGGGTGGTCTCCCGCGTCCCGGACCCGGGGCCCCTGGGCGAGCTGGTCTCGGGGGTCGGCATCGGGGAGCTGAACCAGGTCGAGGCTCCCGGCAAGGAGGTCGTCATCGTCCCGGTGCAGGACGCCGGGGAGGCCGTGCACCGTGCCGTACAGCTGGTGGCCGAGTCGGTGCCGCGGGCCTTCGGGATCCCGGCGGACAGCGTGCAGGTGATCACCCCGGGCCACGGCGGCTCGGCGGGTACCCGGGCGCTGAACGCCGCCCTCAAGGAGCGGCTGAACCCCGGCCCGGGCCGGTTCGGCGGCTTCGACCCCGGTGACCGGGTGGTCCACGTGCCGTCCCCCGGGCGGGCCCTGCCGGCCCGGATGGTGTCGGCCGACGCGCAAGGCCTGCACCTGGACCGCGCGGGCGAGCGGGTCGTCGTACCGAAGGAGCTGGTGGAATCCCAGGTGCGGCACGGCTGGGCGATCACCGCGCACCAAGCCGTGGGCGCGCGCTGGCCCGCGGTGGTCGTCGTACTGCCGGGTGACGCGGCGCAGGCCCTCTCCCGGGACTGGGTGTACAGCGCGTTCGGGCGGGCCGAGCGGCACCTGTCCGTGGTGCACGGCGTGGACCAGGCGCTGCCGCACGCGGTGGCGGAGGTCCTGCCGAAGCCGCGCACGACCCGGCTGACGGGGCTGCTGACGGCCCTCGCCACGGCGGGCGGGCAGCCGGAGTGA
- a CDS encoding DUF5703 family protein — protein MPEYEFVDVYVPRGVPRKEATRLLTDHAEYGNWELDRLTLHRDGSRRVRLRRRIIRQVRATW, from the coding sequence ATGCCGGAATACGAATTTGTCGACGTGTACGTGCCTCGCGGCGTCCCGCGCAAGGAGGCGACCCGCCTGCTGACCGATCATGCCGAGTACGGGAACTGGGAGCTCGACCGCCTGACCCTGCACCGGGACGGCAGCCGCCGTGTGCGGCTGCGCCGCCGGATCATCCGCCAGGTCCGCGCGACCTGGTGA
- a CDS encoding amino acid permease, translating to MSDRTLAEAPAPASSRHVDAGDEGYSKDLKSRHINMIAIGGAIGTGLFLGAGGRLAGAGPSLAIAYAVCGVFAFFVVRALGELVLYRPSSGAFVSYAREFMGEKGAYTAGWLYFLNWSTTTVADITAAATYAHFWSMFTEVPQWVLAFIALAVVLTANLISVKYFGEMEFWFSLVKVAALVIFLIVGIWLVATSHEIGGHTPGLASITDNGGIFPSGVLPMLLVIQGVVFAYASVELCGVAAGETENPEKIMPKAINSIMWRVGLFYVGSVVLLALLLPYTEYSSDQSPFVTVFDKLGVPGAAGVMNLVALTAALSSLNSGLYSTGRILRSMAISGSAPKFTARMNKGKVPYGGVLFTAAFGVAGVVLNYFMEDEAFELVLNFASLGILGTWAMVMICSLFFWSRAKQGLVERPAYRLPWAPYTQIVTLVFLLTVLVLMWCDGGVGRTTVMFVPVIGAALVGGWFLVRRRVAALAAARD from the coding sequence ATGAGTGACCGCACCTTGGCCGAGGCTCCCGCCCCGGCGTCTTCCCGCCATGTCGACGCCGGTGACGAGGGCTACAGCAAGGACCTCAAGTCCCGCCACATCAACATGATCGCCATCGGCGGGGCGATAGGCACCGGCCTGTTCCTCGGCGCCGGCGGCCGCCTCGCCGGAGCGGGCCCCTCCCTCGCCATCGCCTACGCGGTGTGCGGAGTCTTCGCCTTCTTCGTCGTCCGGGCCCTCGGCGAGCTCGTGCTCTACCGCCCCTCCTCCGGAGCGTTCGTCTCCTACGCCCGCGAGTTCATGGGCGAGAAGGGCGCCTACACGGCCGGCTGGCTGTACTTCCTGAACTGGTCCACGACCACCGTCGCCGACATCACGGCCGCCGCGACCTACGCCCACTTCTGGTCGATGTTCACCGAGGTCCCCCAGTGGGTCCTCGCCTTCATCGCACTCGCCGTCGTCCTCACCGCGAACCTGATCTCGGTGAAGTACTTCGGCGAGATGGAGTTCTGGTTCTCCCTGGTCAAGGTCGCCGCCCTGGTGATCTTCCTGATCGTCGGCATCTGGCTCGTCGCCACCAGCCACGAGATCGGCGGCCACACCCCGGGCCTGGCCTCCATCACCGACAACGGCGGCATCTTCCCCTCCGGCGTCCTCCCGATGCTCCTGGTGATCCAGGGCGTGGTCTTCGCGTACGCCTCCGTCGAGCTGTGCGGCGTCGCCGCCGGCGAGACCGAGAACCCCGAGAAGATCATGCCGAAGGCCATCAACTCGATCATGTGGCGCGTGGGCCTGTTCTACGTGGGCTCCGTGGTCCTGCTCGCGCTGCTGCTCCCGTACACCGAGTACAGCTCCGACCAGAGCCCCTTCGTCACCGTCTTCGACAAGCTCGGCGTCCCCGGCGCCGCGGGCGTCATGAACCTGGTCGCCCTGACCGCCGCCCTCTCCAGCCTGAACTCCGGCCTCTACTCCACCGGCCGGATCCTGCGCTCGATGGCGATCTCCGGTTCCGCGCCGAAGTTCACCGCCCGCATGAACAAGGGCAAGGTCCCCTACGGCGGGGTCCTGTTCACCGCCGCCTTCGGCGTCGCCGGTGTCGTCCTGAACTACTTCATGGAGGACGAGGCCTTCGAGCTCGTCCTCAACTTCGCCTCGCTCGGCATCCTCGGCACCTGGGCGATGGTCATGATCTGTTCGCTGTTCTTCTGGAGCCGCGCGAAGCAGGGCCTGGTAGAACGCCCCGCCTACCGCCTGCCCTGGGCCCCGTACACCCAGATCGTCACGCTGGTCTTCCTCCTCACGGTCCTGGTCCTGATGTGGTGCGACGGCGGTGTGGGCCGCACCACGGTCATGTTCGTCCCGGTCATCGGCGCCGCCCTGGTCGGCGGCTGGTTCCTGGTCCGCCGCCGCGTGGCCGCGCTCGCCGCAGCCCGCGACTGA
- a CDS encoding M20/M25/M40 family metallo-hydrolase, protein MSESSAGRTVSGEDEVVDLCRDLIRIDTSNYGDHSGPGERKAAEWVAEKLAEVGLEPQIFESHKGRASTVARIEGEDPSRPALLIHGHTDVVPANAADWTYDPFSGEIADGCVWGRGAVDMKDMDAMTLAVVRDRMRSGRKPPRDIVLAFLADEEAGGVYGARHLVDKHPELFEGVTEAIGEVGGFSFTVNENLRLYLVETAQKGMHWMRLTVEGTAGHGSMTNNDNAITELCEAVGRLGRHQWPVRVTKTVRSFLDELSDALGTPLDPDNMDATLAKLGGIAKMVGATLRNSAAPTMLGAGYKVNVIPGQATAHVDGRFLPGYEDEFFADLDRILGPRVKREDVHADKALETDFDGRLVDAMQGALKAEDPIARAVPYMLSGGTDAKSFDDLGIRCFGFAPLQLPPELDFAGMFHGVDERVPVDGLKFGVRVLDRFIDNA, encoded by the coding sequence GTGAGCGAGTCGAGCGCGGGCAGGACCGTCTCCGGTGAGGACGAGGTCGTCGACCTCTGCCGGGACCTCATCCGGATCGACACCAGCAACTACGGAGACCACTCGGGCCCCGGCGAACGCAAGGCGGCCGAGTGGGTGGCCGAGAAGCTCGCGGAGGTCGGGCTGGAGCCGCAGATCTTCGAGTCGCACAAGGGGCGGGCCTCGACGGTGGCGCGCATCGAGGGCGAGGACCCCTCGCGGCCCGCGCTGCTGATCCACGGGCACACCGACGTGGTTCCGGCCAACGCCGCCGACTGGACCTACGACCCGTTCTCGGGCGAGATCGCCGACGGCTGCGTCTGGGGCCGCGGCGCCGTCGACATGAAGGACATGGACGCGATGACGCTGGCCGTCGTACGCGACCGGATGCGCAGCGGACGCAAGCCCCCGCGCGACATCGTGCTGGCCTTCCTCGCCGACGAGGAGGCCGGCGGCGTGTACGGGGCGCGGCACCTCGTCGACAAGCACCCGGAGCTCTTCGAGGGCGTGACCGAGGCCATCGGCGAGGTCGGCGGCTTCTCCTTCACGGTGAACGAGAACCTGCGGCTCTATCTCGTGGAGACCGCGCAGAAGGGCATGCACTGGATGCGGCTCACGGTGGAGGGCACCGCGGGCCACGGCTCCATGACCAACAACGACAACGCCATCACGGAGCTCTGCGAGGCCGTGGGGCGGCTCGGGCGCCACCAGTGGCCGGTGCGCGTGACCAAGACCGTACGGAGCTTCCTGGACGAGCTCTCGGACGCGCTCGGCACCCCGCTGGACCCGGACAACATGGACGCCACGCTCGCCAAGCTCGGCGGCATCGCCAAGATGGTCGGCGCGACGCTGCGCAACTCCGCCGCTCCGACGATGCTCGGCGCCGGCTACAAGGTCAACGTCATTCCCGGCCAGGCGACCGCCCACGTCGACGGCCGCTTCCTGCCGGGCTACGAGGACGAGTTCTTCGCCGACCTCGACCGCATCCTCGGCCCCCGGGTCAAGCGGGAGGACGTACACGCGGACAAGGCCCTGGAGACGGACTTCGACGGCCGCCTGGTCGACGCGATGCAGGGCGCCCTGAAGGCCGAGGACCCGATCGCGCGGGCGGTCCCGTACATGCTCTCGGGCGGTACGGACGCGAAGTCCTTCGACGACCTCGGGATCCGCTGCTTCGGCTTCGCGCCGCTGCAGCTGCCGCCCGAGCTGGACTTCGCCGGGATGTTCCACGGCGTGGACGAGCGGGTGCCGGTGGACGGGCTGAAGTTCGGCGTGCGCGTCCTCGACCGGTTCATCGACAACGCCTGA
- a CDS encoding chaplin: MRRPVQVTRKTLITMAAAGGVLAMGGGYAHADSGASGQAANSPGVLSGNNVQAPVDAPVNVCGNTIDVIGLLNPAFGNRCSNGPDHGGKPGNPDHPGNPGTPGHPGTPGHPGTPGHPGNPGGDDGEPCDDHPDHPGTPGGHTPGKPGGHTPGKPGTPRTDNSPSSGSVTPATHPAQGPGASVAAPAPSGPAVLAATGGGDVLTAGLPLAGGLLLGGTVLYRRARNAA, translated from the coding sequence ATGCGACGACCGGTACAGGTCACCAGGAAGACCCTGATCACGATGGCGGCCGCGGGAGGTGTCCTCGCGATGGGCGGGGGTTACGCTCACGCGGACTCCGGAGCCTCCGGCCAGGCCGCGAATTCCCCGGGCGTGCTGTCCGGGAACAACGTCCAGGCTCCCGTGGACGCGCCGGTGAACGTCTGCGGCAACACCATCGACGTCATCGGTCTGCTGAACCCGGCGTTCGGGAACCGCTGTTCCAACGGTCCGGACCACGGCGGCAAGCCGGGGAACCCCGACCACCCCGGCAACCCGGGCACTCCGGGCCACCCCGGCACTCCGGGCCACCCCGGCACTCCGGGCCACCCCGGAAACCCGGGAGGCGACGACGGCGAACCGTGCGACGACCACCCGGATCACCCGGGCACGCCCGGCGGCCACACGCCGGGCAAGCCTGGTGGTCACACGCCGGGCAAGCCCGGTACCCCGCGTACGGACAACAGCCCGTCCTCGGGCTCCGTCACGCCCGCCACGCACCCCGCCCAGGGGCCCGGCGCGAGCGTCGCCGCCCCCGCCCCGTCGGGGCCGGCCGTCCTCGCCGCCACCGGCGGCGGTGACGTCCTGACCGCAGGCCTCCCGCTCGCCGGCGGCCTGCTGCTGGGCGGCACGGTGCTCTACCGGCGCGCCCGCAACGCCGCCTGA
- a CDS encoding ferritin-like domain-containing protein: MLSARSLFQEIVDNDDAFQLFCSIAASGESQGGWENARIAALVPDSMRGLAPKITRHGADEDKHGRIFNALLRKRGLPPVPVPPETDYTMLLERRGIGLAHEKLRREEPLTEHDIVVYLAHSRVTEQRAADQMDMLVRNFGDHPELGKAIRMISRDEDNHLAYCHEELLRLVRAGHGRTIQGVLRESALVEIAVYRDVSLAVMDHMSRLLRWPAPKAAVLAAGIHGMYAYERFSRWHRMVSLAMPERRDALDGAPLTSPEFA, translated from the coding sequence ATGCTCTCTGCCCGCAGCCTGTTCCAGGAGATCGTCGACAACGACGACGCCTTCCAGCTGTTCTGCTCCATCGCCGCCAGCGGGGAGTCGCAGGGAGGCTGGGAGAACGCCCGGATCGCGGCTCTCGTGCCCGACTCGATGCGCGGGCTGGCACCCAAGATCACCCGGCACGGCGCCGACGAGGACAAGCACGGGCGGATCTTCAACGCGCTGCTCCGCAAGCGCGGGCTGCCGCCCGTTCCCGTACCGCCCGAGACCGACTACACGATGCTGCTGGAGCGGCGCGGGATCGGTCTCGCGCACGAGAAGCTGCGCCGCGAGGAGCCGCTGACCGAGCACGACATCGTCGTCTACCTCGCGCACAGCCGGGTCACCGAACAGCGCGCCGCCGACCAGATGGACATGCTGGTCAGGAACTTCGGCGACCACCCCGAGCTCGGCAAGGCCATCCGCATGATCAGCCGCGACGAGGACAACCACCTCGCCTACTGCCACGAGGAGTTGCTGCGCCTGGTCCGGGCGGGACACGGCCGCACCATCCAGGGGGTGCTGCGGGAGAGCGCGCTCGTCGAGATCGCCGTCTACCGGGACGTGAGCCTCGCCGTCATGGACCACATGAGCCGACTGCTGCGCTGGCCCGCGCCGAAGGCGGCCGTGCTCGCCGCGGGCATCCACGGGATGTACGCGTACGAGCGGTTCAGCCGCTGGCACCGGATGGTCAGCCTCGCCATGCCCGAGCGGCGCGACGCCCTGGACGGAGCGCCGCTCACCTCGCCCGAGTTCGCGTAG
- a CDS encoding APC family permease: MPTGRSTTLQDPAEIRTYKGQDRALRADRLGTAGLLLSVLAASAPLMVVAGVMPTTFGVMGIVGQPLLFVILGAVLALFSIGYAEMSRHVHNAGAFYAYIARGLGPTAGAGASLVALVAYSAMQVGVYGILGFEISGLFATYLKIELAWWIPALLAVAATGALGWLKIDLNAKVLGVLLLIECALVVVFDAAALGKPGAEGLSLHAFNPETLSGPGLGTALCFCIAAFVGFEQSPVYAEETSKPHIVVSRVMFLAVGFAALFFALSAWALTVATGPAEVVKTAAEAGPGLLFQLTEDRLGATFTDVLHVLFVTGMFAAMLSFHNVVARYAFAMGREGLLPAAFGRTNAGTGAPGTGSLLQTAVSAVVVIAFAVTDDLPAGDPTAPVLHLFTWMGSVGALGVTLLMAAASFAVIAFFVRRGTAGAQVWRLVAAGVAGLALLAIAVYTVKDFGVLVGAEKGSALSWALPGIIAAAVVTGLVYGAVLRSRRPEVHARIGLGNEAFRLDQAAEATTAD, from the coding sequence ATGCCGACGGGCAGATCCACCACGCTCCAGGACCCGGCCGAGATCCGCACGTACAAGGGCCAGGACCGCGCCCTGCGCGCCGACCGCCTCGGCACCGCCGGCCTGCTGCTCTCCGTACTCGCCGCCAGCGCGCCCCTGATGGTGGTCGCCGGCGTGATGCCCACCACCTTCGGCGTCATGGGCATCGTGGGCCAGCCGCTGCTCTTCGTCATCCTCGGCGCCGTCCTCGCGCTCTTCAGCATCGGCTACGCCGAGATGAGCCGCCACGTCCACAACGCCGGCGCCTTCTACGCGTACATCGCCCGCGGCCTCGGCCCCACCGCGGGCGCCGGCGCCTCCCTCGTCGCCCTCGTCGCGTACAGCGCCATGCAGGTCGGCGTCTACGGCATCCTCGGCTTCGAGATATCCGGCCTCTTCGCCACCTACCTGAAGATCGAACTCGCCTGGTGGATACCGGCGCTGCTCGCCGTCGCCGCCACCGGCGCCCTCGGCTGGCTCAAGATCGACCTCAACGCCAAGGTCCTCGGCGTCCTCCTCCTCATCGAGTGCGCCCTCGTCGTCGTCTTCGACGCCGCCGCCCTCGGCAAGCCCGGAGCCGAAGGCCTCTCGCTGCACGCCTTCAACCCCGAGACCCTGAGCGGTCCCGGCCTCGGCACCGCCCTCTGCTTCTGCATCGCCGCCTTCGTCGGCTTCGAACAGTCCCCGGTGTACGCGGAGGAGACCAGCAAGCCGCACATCGTCGTCTCCCGGGTGATGTTCCTCGCCGTCGGCTTCGCCGCCCTCTTCTTCGCCCTCAGCGCCTGGGCCCTCACCGTCGCCACCGGCCCCGCCGAGGTCGTCAAGACCGCCGCCGAGGCCGGCCCCGGCCTGCTCTTCCAACTCACCGAGGACCGCCTGGGCGCCACCTTCACCGACGTCCTGCACGTCCTCTTCGTGACCGGCATGTTCGCGGCCATGCTCAGCTTCCACAACGTGGTCGCCCGCTACGCCTTCGCGATGGGCCGTGAGGGCCTGCTCCCGGCCGCCTTCGGCCGGACCAACGCCGGCACCGGCGCCCCCGGCACCGGATCCCTCCTGCAGACCGCTGTCTCCGCCGTCGTCGTGATCGCCTTCGCCGTCACCGACGACCTGCCCGCAGGCGACCCCACCGCCCCCGTACTGCACCTGTTCACCTGGATGGGCAGCGTCGGCGCCCTCGGCGTGACCCTTCTCATGGCCGCCGCCTCCTTCGCCGTCATCGCCTTCTTCGTCCGCCGCGGCACCGCCGGCGCCCAGGTGTGGCGGCTCGTCGCGGCCGGCGTCGCCGGTCTCGCGCTGCTCGCCATCGCCGTCTACACCGTCAAGGACTTCGGCGTCCTGGTCGGCGCCGAGAAGGGCTCCGCGCTCAGCTGGGCGCTGCCGGGCATCATCGCCGCGGCCGTCGTGACCGGCCTGGTCTACGGGGCGGTGCTGCGCAGCCGCCGCCCCGAGGTGCACGCCCGCATCGGCCTGGGCAACGAAGCCTTCCGCCTCGACCAGGCGGCAGAGGCCACCACCGCCGACTGA
- a CDS encoding chaplin, with protein sequence MIKKVVAAAAATGGLVLAGAGLAHADAGAQGAAIGSPGVLSGNVLQVPVHIPVNVCGNTVNIVGLLNPAFGNTCVNA encoded by the coding sequence ATGATCAAGAAGGTTGTCGCCGCTGCGGCTGCCACCGGTGGCCTGGTTCTCGCGGGCGCGGGTCTGGCTCACGCCGACGCCGGTGCTCAGGGTGCGGCCATCGGCTCGCCCGGTGTCCTGTCGGGCAACGTGCTCCAGGTCCCCGTTCACATCCCGGTGAACGTGTGCGGTAACACGGTCAACATCGTCGGCCTGCTGAACCCGGCCTTCGGCAACACCTGCGTCAACGCCTGA
- a CDS encoding aldo/keto reductase, producing the protein MEQRHLGRTGLRVSRIGLGTLTWGRDTGEEAAAEQVKTFWEAGGTLVDTADVYGGGEAEYLLGQLVGGLVPRRDLVIATKAGSVPDPDRRFDGSRGHLLAALDASLDRLGTDYVDLWQVHAFDPATPLEETLQALDLAVSSGRARYAGVAGFCGWQLAKAATWQLAVPGVRTRLASTQMEYSLLQRGVEREVLPAALDLGIGLLPSSPLGRGVLTGKYRGGVPADSRGASQTLAALVEPYLDEAAGRIVDAVMTAAQGLAVTPLQVALAWIRDRPGVVAPIVGARTSAQLAAALSVEALSLPEEICRALDDVSAPVHRYPDQDWSTL; encoded by the coding sequence ATGGAGCAGAGGCATCTCGGCCGCACCGGACTGCGCGTCTCCCGGATCGGCCTCGGCACCCTGACCTGGGGCCGCGACACCGGCGAGGAAGCCGCCGCCGAGCAGGTGAAGACGTTCTGGGAGGCGGGCGGCACGCTCGTCGACACGGCCGACGTGTACGGCGGCGGGGAGGCGGAGTACCTCCTCGGGCAGTTGGTGGGCGGGCTGGTCCCGCGCCGGGACCTGGTGATCGCGACCAAGGCGGGCAGCGTGCCGGATCCGGACCGGCGCTTCGACGGCTCGCGCGGGCACCTGCTGGCCGCGCTCGACGCCTCGCTGGACCGGCTGGGCACCGATTACGTCGACCTCTGGCAGGTGCACGCCTTCGACCCGGCGACCCCGCTGGAGGAGACCCTGCAGGCGCTGGACCTCGCCGTGAGCAGCGGCCGCGCCCGGTACGCCGGGGTGGCGGGCTTCTGCGGCTGGCAGCTGGCGAAGGCGGCCACCTGGCAGCTCGCGGTCCCGGGGGTACGGACCCGGCTGGCCTCGACGCAGATGGAGTACTCGCTGCTCCAGCGGGGCGTGGAGCGGGAGGTGCTGCCGGCCGCGCTGGACCTGGGCATCGGACTCCTCCCCTCCTCCCCGCTGGGGCGCGGGGTCCTGACGGGGAAGTACCGGGGCGGCGTCCCTGCGGACTCCCGGGGCGCCTCGCAGACCCTGGCCGCCCTGGTGGAGCCGTACCTGGACGAGGCCGCGGGCCGCATCGTGGACGCGGTGATGACGGCGGCCCAGGGACTGGCGGTGACCCCGCTCCAGGTGGCCCTGGCGTGGATCCGGGACCGGCCGGGGGTGGTCGCGCCGATCGTCGGCGCGCGGACGTCGGCGCAGCTCGCGGCGGCTCTGTCGGTGGAGGCCCTTAGTCTTCCGGAGGAGATCTGCCGGGCGCTGGACGATGTTTCGGCGCCCGTGCACCGCTACCCCGATCAGGACTGGAGCACTCTGTGA